The following DNA comes from Teredinibacter haidensis.
TTGCAACTTCTCGGTTACGGCTGCCAGAACCTCGTCATCGGCATGGCCCAGAATCATGGGGCCCCATGAGAGCACGTAATCGATATAGCGTTTATCGTTAATATCGTAAAGATAGGCGCCCTTGGCTCTTTGTATAAAAACGGGCTCGCCACCGACGGCTTTGAAGGCACGGACAGGTGAGTTTACTCCACCAGGAATAGTTTTTTGTGCGCGTGCAAATGCAGAGGTCTTCTCGCTCATAGGGCTCTCTTTTTTGGGGTGAGGAAAGTAATTGATACTGTGGGGCTGTCAGTGGTTTTTTTTGGCCGAAGGTAAATCCTGCGGGGATTCTATATTTTTGTCAGCCCAAAAAAAACGGTGAGGTGTGCGTGTACCATAGCCAAGCTCTCGTGAGGCGCGCATGGTTTGCCAGGTAAAGTCCTGGGCTTGGCCAATGGCCATTTTGGGCGTGCAGCCGTGGGTAAGGTAGGCGCAGGTGCTCATGCCCAGTGTGCTACTGGCTCCGTGGCAGGTCGGTGGTTCCTGCTCCCATTGGTAGTGCTGAATAAGGCCTTTTTGGTTAAAGCTGCTGTTCTGAAAGGTGGGGCGTTCATGCCCGGTACCGGTAATGAGTGTTAATTCGCAGCCGCTACTGGTGATGGCCTGTGCCGTTGTGGCCAGCGTATCGAGTTCGCGGGAGATTGAGCGAGCTTCCCACAGGGAAAAAATGCCTATATTTACTTGCGGAACGATAAGTGAGAAAAAGGCATCGGGGAAATCTTGTTGATCGTCATCGTCTCTATCCCACAGCATTAGAGTGGGGTGGGCAACAACGGGTATCTCGGGGTAATCAAGAATAATGGTGTGCACGGCTTCGGCATTCGCCACCGAGCCCAGAAAGCCAATTTTGATGGCGGCAACGGCCATGTTTTCGAGCACGGATCGCGCTTGAGCAATGAGTAAGGTGGCATTTACTGGGGAGGAGTCTGTATCCGTGCCAGCGCCAGCTGCGGCCAGCGTTGTGGCAATGGGGGAACAATGGCAGCCTAGGCTGGCAGCAGTTTCAATGTCTGCTTGAAGGCCGCCAGATCCCGATGGGTCTAGCGCACCCAGTGCGAGTATTACGGGAGGGTTAGCGTTACGTGGTGTCATTATTTGTAATTCGCTCGTCAGTGGCGGAATTCTAGCATAGGAGCAAGGTCATGCTGGATATTTTCGGCGCCATTTGGCTGTTACAGGGGTTGTTTTAAAACCACCAAAAAAACAGATGCCAGCAAGATTATCGTTGGAAACTCATTAAACCAACGGAAAAATACGTGGCTTTTCGTACATTGGTCGTTGCTAAGTTGGCGTAGGTAATAACCGCAAATATGGTGGTACACCACCAGCGTGAGAACCAGGGCCATCTTAATCCAGAACCAAGTACTGGACACATAATACTCCCATGCATAATGGACTGACCACAAACCAAAAATAATCGTGAGCCACAGGGAAGGTGTTCCTATACCCCTGTAGAGTTTGCGTTCCATCACTTTAAATTGATCCTTGATGGCTTGGTTATCGCTCATGGTGTGATAAACGAACAGCCGTGGCAAATAGAATAACATTGCAAACCAGCACACTACCGCGATAACGTGAATCGCCTTAACCCACAGCATGTTTAAACTCCTTTGG
Coding sequences within:
- a CDS encoding CopD family protein, whose amino-acid sequence is MLWVKAIHVIAVVCWFAMLFYLPRLFVYHTMSDNQAIKDQFKVMERKLYRGIGTPSLWLTIIFGLWSVHYAWEYYVSSTWFWIKMALVLTLVVYHHICGYYLRQLSNDQCTKSHVFFRWFNEFPTIILLASVFLVVLKQPL
- the thiD gene encoding bifunctional hydroxymethylpyrimidine kinase/phosphomethylpyrimidine kinase, which codes for MTPRNANPPVILALGALDPSGSGGLQADIETAASLGCHCSPIATTLAAAGAGTDTDSSPVNATLLIAQARSVLENMAVAAIKIGFLGSVANAEAVHTIILDYPEIPVVAHPTLMLWDRDDDDQQDFPDAFFSLIVPQVNIGIFSLWEARSISRELDTLATTAQAITSSGCELTLITGTGHERPTFQNSSFNQKGLIQHYQWEQEPPTCHGASSTLGMSTCAYLTHGCTPKMAIGQAQDFTWQTMRASRELGYGTRTPHRFFWADKNIESPQDLPSAKKNH